One part of the Terrimicrobium sacchariphilum genome encodes these proteins:
- a CDS encoding sulfite exporter TauE/SafE family protein, with product MSVPTLGPETWLLAAMAALCIGLAKGGFGGLGMVAVLLMAQVLPARESTGAILPMLITADIFAVKAYHQHADRKLVLRLLWPALAGIVCGWLLMPHIPAHVFGRVIGWLTLGLIVLVLLQKYGGNMLKFAAEHPGVAWPFGWLAGITTMLANAAGPVMTIYLLACKLPKMEFVGTAAWFFLTVNLVKVPFSTSLGLINGSSLTLNLILAPLVIGGVFAGRWLIRKVNQQVFEWLMILFSLAGAIRLILK from the coding sequence ATGTCTGTACCGACCTTAGGACCCGAGACCTGGCTGCTGGCGGCGATGGCCGCACTGTGTATCGGGCTGGCCAAGGGTGGATTCGGCGGCCTCGGCATGGTCGCAGTCCTCCTCATGGCCCAGGTGCTGCCCGCCCGTGAGTCGACCGGGGCGATCCTGCCCATGCTCATCACGGCCGATATTTTTGCTGTAAAGGCCTACCATCAGCATGCTGATCGGAAACTGGTCTTGCGCCTGCTCTGGCCCGCCCTGGCGGGCATCGTCTGCGGTTGGCTCCTGATGCCCCATATTCCCGCACATGTCTTCGGTCGCGTCATTGGCTGGCTCACGCTGGGCCTCATCGTGCTGGTGTTGCTCCAAAAGTACGGAGGTAACATGCTGAAATTTGCCGCCGAGCACCCAGGGGTCGCCTGGCCTTTTGGCTGGCTGGCCGGCATCACGACGATGCTCGCAAATGCTGCGGGTCCTGTGATGACGATCTACCTGCTCGCGTGCAAGCTGCCCAAGATGGAATTCGTCGGCACCGCCGCATGGTTTTTCCTCACCGTCAATCTCGTGAAGGTTCCTTTCAGCACCTCGCTGGGCCTGATCAATGGGAGCAGTCTTACCCTCAACCTGATCCTCGCTCCCCTCGTCATCGGCGGCGTCTTTGCAGGCCGCTGGCTGATTAGAAAGGTGAATCAGCAGGTCTTCGAGTGGCTGATGATCCTCTTTTCCCTGGCGGGAGCCATCCGTCTGATCCTGAAGTAA
- the tatC gene encoding twin-arginine translocase subunit TatC translates to MNWRKFFDFREINDEPKPFLEHLEDLRRMLIKMIVVLVLMMGGSFVFQEQLIAVIMHPLLSVDPTRSLVNLGVSDPLSIAIELSFYAGLILSFPFLVLFLAEFIVPALTATERRMLYPAAGAALGLFLLGVAFAYWAVLPPTLNYFFNYSKDLHWQPQWSVREYFSFVSQFVISFGLAFELPLAVLLLVKLGILDYRILNRTRAFAVIIIFFFAAVITPTSDIFTLILMGGPMYLLYEGCIWIAWYLDRRERIRYEKERAKRLSLEGE, encoded by the coding sequence ATGAACTGGCGCAAGTTTTTCGACTTTCGCGAGATCAACGACGAGCCGAAGCCGTTCCTCGAGCATCTCGAGGATCTGCGGCGAATGCTCATCAAGATGATCGTCGTGCTGGTCCTGATGATGGGAGGCTCATTTGTTTTCCAGGAGCAGTTGATCGCGGTCATCATGCACCCGCTTCTTTCCGTGGACCCCACGCGGTCGCTGGTCAATCTGGGCGTCAGCGATCCGCTTTCCATCGCCATCGAGCTGTCTTTTTACGCGGGACTCATCCTGTCGTTTCCCTTTCTCGTGCTTTTCCTGGCGGAGTTCATCGTCCCGGCGCTGACAGCGACCGAGCGTCGCATGCTGTATCCCGCTGCGGGGGCGGCCCTGGGCCTCTTCCTCCTGGGCGTGGCATTTGCCTACTGGGCGGTATTGCCTCCGACGCTGAACTACTTCTTCAACTACTCCAAGGATCTGCACTGGCAGCCGCAGTGGAGCGTGAGGGAGTATTTTTCCTTTGTGTCGCAGTTTGTGATTTCCTTCGGCCTCGCGTTCGAACTGCCGCTGGCGGTACTGCTGCTGGTCAAGCTGGGCATCCTGGATTACCGCATCCTGAACCGCACCCGCGCCTTTGCGGTCATCATCATCTTTTTCTTTGCCGCCGTCATCACGCCCACGTCGGATATCTTTACCCTCATCCTCATGGGCGGGCCGATGTATCTCCTCTATGAGGGCTGCATCTGGATCGCCTGGTACCTCGATCGTCGCGAGCGGATCAGATATGAGAAGGAGCGGGCAAAACGCCTGAGCCTGGAAGGCGAATAG